The following are encoded in a window of Mycobacterium vicinigordonae genomic DNA:
- a CDS encoding adenylate/guanylate cyclase domain-containing protein: MSLAPRLLGAPGHGWRGRVPAWRMSSAKSLARRRRVLTMATRIGAVVSGFFSVSSIFIGEGGLWIGIVTAAGTAIYLTIPLLYRFGELVAPLAFVVIGYLLILILILRVGTGSGMQFYFLVAASMIVLVLGVDHLVLASTMAGVGAALTIALELMIPEKTGAQPDWPYTFSFVAVVISSWVMVIATIWYAVRQITRAEREIEAEYLRSESLLANILPVKVAQRLKDPARTVIADKYADASVLFADIAGFTGRASDVTPTELVGFLDRLYTQLDALVDRHGLEKIKTSGDSYMVVSGVPDPRPNHLEALAQLALDMADMVADLTDMQGRAVPLRIGLAAGPVVAGVVGARKFFYDVWGDAVNVAARMETTDVEGRIQVPQDVYERLKDTFVFDERGDIEVKGKGVLHTWYLVGRRPSE; the protein is encoded by the coding sequence ATGTCGTTGGCGCCGCGATTACTGGGCGCGCCGGGCCACGGCTGGCGCGGACGAGTGCCTGCGTGGCGTATGAGTTCTGCGAAAAGCCTTGCGCGCCGCAGACGAGTGCTCACCATGGCGACCCGTATCGGAGCGGTCGTCAGCGGCTTCTTCAGTGTGTCTTCCATCTTCATCGGCGAGGGTGGACTGTGGATCGGTATCGTTACCGCCGCGGGCACCGCGATATATCTGACGATCCCGCTGCTCTATCGGTTCGGCGAACTGGTGGCGCCACTGGCGTTCGTCGTCATCGGATATCTACTGATACTGATCTTGATCCTGCGCGTCGGGACCGGATCCGGGATGCAGTTCTATTTCCTGGTTGCCGCATCGATGATCGTGCTAGTACTCGGTGTCGATCACCTCGTGCTCGCATCGACGATGGCCGGGGTGGGGGCGGCGTTGACCATCGCGCTGGAGTTGATGATCCCGGAAAAGACTGGCGCCCAGCCGGATTGGCCCTATACGTTCAGTTTTGTCGCCGTAGTGATTTCCTCCTGGGTAATGGTCATTGCGACGATCTGGTACGCCGTTCGCCAGATCACCCGTGCGGAAAGGGAAATCGAGGCCGAATACTTAAGGTCCGAGTCGCTGCTCGCCAACATCCTGCCGGTCAAGGTTGCTCAGCGGTTGAAGGATCCCGCCCGTACGGTGATCGCGGACAAGTACGCTGATGCCTCCGTGCTGTTCGCCGACATCGCCGGGTTCACTGGACGTGCCAGCGACGTCACACCCACCGAGCTGGTCGGGTTCCTCGACCGCCTGTACACCCAATTGGACGCGCTGGTCGACCGGCACGGCTTGGAAAAAATCAAGACTAGCGGGGACTCGTACATGGTCGTCAGCGGTGTGCCCGACCCGCGACCCAATCATCTCGAGGCTTTGGCCCAGCTGGCACTGGACATGGCCGACATGGTCGCTGATCTGACGGATATGCAAGGACGGGCGGTTCCGCTGCGCATCGGTTTGGCCGCCGGCCCGGTCGTAGCCGGGGTTGTGGGTGCGCGAAAGTTCTTCTACGACGTGTGGGGTGACGCGGTCAACGTCGCGGCACGAATGGAGACCACCGACGTCGAGGGCCGAATTCAGGTGCCGCAGGATGTTTACGAGCGACTTAAGGACACATTCGTATTCGACGAGCGCGGTGACATCGAGGTCAAGGGCAAGGGTGTGTTGCACACCTGGTACCTCGTCGGACGGCGCCCTAGTGAATGA
- a CDS encoding SDR family oxidoreductase, translated as MGNLEGKSAVVAAGAKNLGGLISTSLGERGVNVAVHYNSDATGPDADKTVAAVEAAGARAIKVQGDLTKPANVTALFEAANQAFGGIDIAVNTVGKVLRKPIVETTEAEYDSMFDINAKAAYFFLQEAGKRLNDNGSIITIVTSLLSAFTDGYSTYAGAKSPVEHFTRAAAKEFVARGINVNNVAPGPMDTPFFYGEETPERVQFHKSQAMGNRLTLIEDIAPLVVFLADEGRWINGQTILANGGYTTR; from the coding sequence ATGGGGAATCTAGAAGGTAAGTCCGCAGTCGTCGCCGCCGGAGCCAAGAACCTCGGGGGCCTGATCAGCACTTCACTTGGAGAGCGCGGCGTCAATGTCGCGGTTCACTACAACAGCGACGCCACCGGACCCGACGCCGACAAGACCGTTGCTGCGGTCGAGGCTGCTGGCGCCAGGGCGATCAAGGTGCAAGGCGATCTAACCAAACCCGCGAATGTGACGGCGTTGTTCGAAGCGGCCAACCAAGCTTTCGGGGGCATCGACATCGCGGTCAACACCGTCGGCAAGGTACTGCGCAAGCCGATCGTGGAAACCACTGAGGCCGAATATGATTCGATGTTCGACATCAACGCCAAGGCCGCGTACTTCTTCCTGCAGGAAGCCGGTAAACGGCTCAACGACAATGGGTCGATCATCACCATCGTCACTTCGTTGTTATCCGCTTTCACCGACGGGTACTCGACCTATGCCGGCGCCAAGAGTCCGGTCGAACATTTCACCCGTGCTGCGGCCAAAGAATTTGTGGCACGCGGGATTAACGTCAACAACGTCGCGCCGGGGCCGATGGACACGCCGTTCTTCTACGGCGAGGAGACACCCGAGCGGGTCCAGTTCCATAAGTCGCAGGCGATGGGCAATCGGCTGACGCTGATCGAGGACATCGCCCCGCTGGTGGTGTTCCTGGCCGACGAGGGCCGCTGGATCAACGGCCAAACCATCCTGGCGAACGGTGGTTACACGACGCGCTGA
- a CDS encoding acyl-CoA dehydrogenase family protein, with translation MSLFDISERAQQYQSDLREFMDSHVYPAESVYDEQMRESGDPHFHPPILEELKAEARKRGLWNLFHPHVEWGPGLTNLEYAPLAEIMGRSHLASEACNCSAPDTGNMEVFTLFGSDEHKEKYLKPLLEGTIRSAFAMTEPAVASSDATNVEMSMVRDGGEYVLNGRKWFASNGMHRNCRVLIVMGKTDPEAAPHRQQSMLVVPIDAPGVTVRRNLSVFGYQDREGHAEIDFHDVRVPLKDVLKGEGEGFAISQARLGPGRIHHCMRAIGMAERALELMCRRAESRITFGKPISANANIRDWIAESRIDIEMIRLLTLKAAYLMDTVGNKEARTEIAAIKVAAPNIALKIVDRAIQVHGGGGVTDDFPLAMAWAHLRTLRLADGPDEVHKRAIASQELRKYRESKPHA, from the coding sequence ATGTCACTGTTCGACATCTCCGAACGCGCGCAACAGTACCAGTCCGACCTGCGCGAATTCATGGATTCGCACGTCTATCCGGCCGAGTCCGTCTACGACGAGCAAATGCGCGAGTCGGGTGACCCACACTTCCATCCGCCGATTCTGGAGGAGCTCAAGGCAGAGGCGCGGAAGCGGGGACTGTGGAACCTATTCCACCCGCACGTCGAGTGGGGGCCGGGGCTGACCAACCTGGAGTACGCGCCGCTCGCGGAGATCATGGGCCGCAGCCACCTGGCATCGGAGGCGTGCAACTGCAGCGCACCGGACACCGGCAACATGGAGGTGTTCACTCTCTTCGGCAGCGACGAGCACAAGGAGAAGTACCTCAAGCCCCTGCTGGAGGGCACCATCCGGTCGGCGTTTGCGATGACCGAACCTGCGGTGGCGAGTTCGGACGCCACCAACGTCGAGATGTCCATGGTTCGCGACGGTGGCGAGTACGTGCTAAACGGACGAAAGTGGTTTGCGTCCAACGGAATGCACCGTAATTGCAGAGTGCTGATCGTGATGGGCAAGACCGACCCCGAGGCCGCCCCGCATCGTCAGCAGTCAATGCTGGTTGTGCCGATCGACGCACCCGGCGTCACGGTACGACGCAACCTGTCGGTCTTTGGCTACCAGGACCGCGAGGGGCACGCCGAGATCGACTTCCACGACGTACGAGTGCCGTTGAAGGACGTGCTGAAGGGCGAGGGTGAGGGTTTCGCGATCAGCCAGGCGCGGTTGGGTCCTGGGCGCATCCATCACTGCATGCGCGCAATCGGTATGGCCGAACGCGCACTGGAGCTGATGTGCCGACGCGCCGAGTCGCGGATCACCTTCGGCAAGCCGATCAGTGCGAACGCCAACATCCGCGACTGGATTGCCGAGTCCCGCATCGACATCGAGATGATCCGACTGCTCACCCTCAAGGCCGCTTACTTAATGGACACGGTCGGCAATAAGGAGGCCCGCACCGAGATCGCGGCGATCAAGGTCGCGGCACCCAATATCGCGCTGAAGATCGTCGACCGCGCCATCCAGGTGCACGGAGGCGGCGGCGTCACCGACGACTTCCCCCTGGCGATGGCATGGGCACACCTGCGCACACTGCGACTGGCCGACGGCCCCGACGAGGTGCATAAGCGGGCCATCGCCAGCCAGGAACTGCGTAAGTACCGCGAGAGCAAGCCACATGCCTGA
- a CDS encoding LysR family transcriptional regulator has protein sequence MVSDLRKVRQFVAVAEAGSFTAAAVRLHLSQQAVSSSVRLLESEVGAALFHREGRSISLTPAGRTMLREARPLLAAARTLTEHVRSAATTEAAWVVGHGPALDSAEVYTLLEPAISAFPNTSFTLRQLYPDQLISAVSDGSVQFGLRRGVVPAGELAAAVIGYHRVRVAVAIGHRLAGADHVAITDLEDEPLALWSPPGASYFSDFLMGACRRAGFEPEYVVSRVQGAAMVAAPLTTGAIALVTAQPGPAMDGRVKVIELEPPLMMPVQAIWQRHTVSAVRDALVNG, from the coding sequence ATGGTGTCCGACCTGCGCAAGGTGCGTCAATTCGTGGCCGTCGCCGAAGCCGGCAGCTTCACCGCGGCCGCCGTACGGCTGCACCTAAGCCAGCAGGCGGTCAGCAGTTCGGTGCGGCTACTCGAATCCGAGGTCGGCGCCGCCCTCTTTCACCGCGAGGGACGCAGTATCTCCCTGACCCCCGCGGGACGAACGATGCTGCGCGAGGCGCGTCCGTTGTTGGCGGCCGCGCGCACCCTCACCGAGCACGTTCGGTCGGCGGCCACCACGGAAGCGGCCTGGGTGGTCGGCCACGGCCCGGCGCTCGACAGTGCCGAGGTCTACACCCTGCTCGAGCCGGCGATCAGCGCATTCCCCAACACGTCGTTCACGCTTCGCCAGCTTTACCCCGACCAGCTGATCAGCGCCGTCTCCGACGGCTCCGTTCAGTTCGGGCTGCGCCGCGGAGTAGTCCCGGCCGGCGAGCTCGCCGCGGCGGTGATCGGCTACCACCGGGTCCGTGTCGCCGTCGCGATCGGGCATCGCCTAGCCGGCGCCGACCACGTCGCAATCACTGATCTCGAAGACGAGCCATTGGCGCTCTGGTCACCGCCCGGCGCGTCGTATTTCAGCGACTTCCTGATGGGCGCGTGCCGGCGCGCCGGGTTCGAACCCGAGTACGTGGTGAGCCGAGTCCAGGGCGCAGCGATGGTGGCCGCGCCGCTGACCACCGGGGCGATCGCGCTGGTCACCGCCCAACCGGGCCCGGCGATGGACGGCCGGGTCAAAGTGATCGAACTCGAACCGCCGCTGATGATGCCCGTGCAGGCGATCTGGCAACGGCACACCGTCTCGGCGGTGCGCGATGCGCTGGTCAACGGTTAA
- a CDS encoding phosphotransferase family protein, whose product MPEHVPGVDAEALSRWLAVLGIDAAGPLRLQRIGLGQSNLTYRVTDDDGQAWVLRRPPLGHLLASAHDVVREARIIAALADTDVPVPRILGVTADSEFTDAPLVLMEFVDGLVVDTQEIAEELTGEHRRRIALSLPRTLAKIHAVDLAEVGLEDLASHKPYAQRQLKRWAGQWELSKTRELPELDELTRRLQACIPEQRETSLVHGDFHLRNLITSPQTGEIVATLDWELSTLGDPVADMGSLLTYWLESGETTSADYEPTTLSGFPDRAEMTRLYIDETGRDPAAVQYWHVLGLWKLAIIAEGVMRRAIDEPKNKAAAGTPTTTRIDAIVRMAVDIADEAGLEQKRRA is encoded by the coding sequence ATGCCTGAGCACGTTCCTGGCGTCGATGCCGAGGCGCTGTCCCGGTGGCTAGCCGTGCTGGGGATCGACGCCGCCGGCCCGCTGCGGTTGCAGCGCATCGGACTGGGCCAGTCGAACCTGACCTACCGCGTCACCGACGACGATGGCCAGGCCTGGGTGTTGCGCCGTCCGCCACTGGGTCATCTGCTGGCTTCGGCCCACGACGTGGTGCGCGAGGCGCGCATCATCGCCGCCCTCGCCGATACCGATGTGCCGGTGCCGAGAATTCTTGGTGTAACTGCGGATTCGGAGTTCACCGATGCGCCGTTGGTGTTGATGGAGTTTGTCGACGGGTTAGTCGTTGACACCCAGGAGATCGCCGAAGAGCTCACCGGGGAGCATCGCCGTCGGATTGCCTTGTCGTTGCCACGCACCCTGGCCAAGATTCACGCTGTCGACCTTGCCGAGGTCGGACTCGAAGACCTGGCCAGTCACAAGCCGTATGCCCAGCGGCAGCTCAAGCGCTGGGCAGGACAGTGGGAACTGTCTAAAACTCGGGAGCTTCCCGAGCTGGATGAGCTCACTCGGCGCCTGCAGGCGTGCATCCCCGAGCAACGCGAGACCAGCCTGGTACACGGGGACTTTCATCTGCGTAACCTGATCACCTCGCCACAGACCGGTGAGATCGTGGCCACCCTGGACTGGGAGCTGTCCACATTGGGCGATCCGGTCGCCGACATGGGCAGTCTGCTCACCTACTGGCTGGAATCCGGGGAGACGACGAGCGCTGACTACGAGCCCACCACACTGTCGGGCTTTCCCGATCGCGCCGAAATGACCCGCCTCTACATCGACGAAACCGGACGCGATCCGGCCGCGGTGCAGTACTGGCACGTCCTCGGGTTGTGGAAACTGGCCATCATCGCCGAAGGCGTAATGCGCAGGGCCATCGACGAACCCAAGAACAAGGCCGCTGCCGGGACGCCCACCACTACCCGGATCGATGCCATCGTGCGGATGGCGGTCGACATCGCCGACGAGGCGGGGTTGGAACAGAAAAGGCGTGCATAG